TCCTTTACACTTTGCTACCTTTGCAGGCTATTACCCACCATGAAGACTTCATGCAAGCCCGTCAGCGCACGAAATACAAATGGATGACCATCTCGCTGGGTCTGAGCGTTGCCCTGATGCTGCTCAAGTTTGCGGCCTGGTGGCTGACCTCCTCGACGGCGGTGCTGACCGATGCGCTGGAGTCCATCATCAACGTCATCGCCAGCGGATTCGCCCTTTACAGCATTTACCTGTCGGGCCTGCCCCGGGATCGGAATCACCCCTACGGCCACGGTAAAATCGAGTTTTTTTCGTCTGGATTTGAAGGTGCCCTGATTCTGTCGGCGGGTGGGTTTATTATCTTTCAGGCCATAGAATCGTTTTCCAACCCCCAGCCCATTACGTCCGTCGGGTGGGGTGTCGCGTTGATTGGGCTTACCGCCGTCGCCAACGCGCTGGTGGGCTGGCTGCTCATCCGGAACGGGCGCTTCACCAATTCGATCACGCTCATTGCCGACGGCCGACACCTGCTCATTGATAGCCTGAGCAGTTTGATGGTTCTGGCGGGCCTGGGCTTTATTCAATTAACTGGTCTGACCTGGCTGGACGGCGTCCTGTCGCTGATTCTGTCGGCGGTGATCATCTGGAACGGTCTCGGCCTGATTCGGCATTCGGTGGCGGGTTTGATGGACGAAACCGACCTGCCGTTGCTCCGGCGCATTCTGACTATTCTAAACCAGCACAAAAGCCGCTACTGGATTGATGTGCACAACATGCGCGCCCAGCGCTACGGGTCCGATCTGCACATCGATTGCCACCTGACGCTGCCTTACTACTGGACGCTGGCGCAGGTCCATCAGGAAGTCCATGAATATGAGGAACTTCTTAAGCAGGAAATTGCCAGCGAGGTGGAGATCTTCGTTCACGCGGATCCTTGTCTACCCGAATGCTGCCACTACTGCCGGATTACCGATTGTCCGGTGCGGGCGCACACTTTTTCCGGCGATGTGGTGTGGACAATTGCGAACATCTCCACCAATCAGAAACATTTTGTCACCGAAGCTGCCTAGTTTTTCACCAATCTGATTTCAAAAAAATCACAAAATTCCTTCTAAAAAGCTTGGTGAATATTTTCTTTTTTGTAATTTTCGGAGAGAATTTAGTGCTCAAACGAGATACTTAATTCAGGTTGTATTCATATCCCGGTTAAAAAGGGCCCCGCATTCGCTGCTGAGGCCCTTTTTCCTGTTTAGACAATTCAGCAAACAAATCGTGCGGGTCTTCAGGCGGTTTTAGTCCCCACTTCCGGCTTGGCTCAGGGCCTGACCACGACTACGTGATTCAGACGGTTGTAACCGGTAGCGGCCTCCCAGGTTGTTTCGTTGGCCAGACGGATGCTGTACTCGGGTCGGTGGGCCAATGACGCGTGGGCATCCGGTAAATTGACCAGAACCTCGTAACGACCCGCCTTCAAACCCGGCGGAACACGGAAGTCTTCTTGCCAGTTAACGGGGCCGCTAAACCACTGCCGCACGTCGGCCTGACTGGCCAAAACCGTCACCGCTCCGGTCGTCGTGTGCCGCAGTAAAAGCTGCACCGGCCGCGGGTTGTACGGCGAAGCGTAGCCCACATTTTTGAGGTTAATCTGGCAGGTAAGTGTTTGACCCGCCCGTACCTGCGAGGGCAGAATGGCCTGCTCCAGCACGAACCGATACCCCAGTTTCCGGCGGATCTTGGCCATACATCCGCCGGTCTGCCAGTCGTTGTTGACGTTGTTGTTGTAACCGGCGTTCAGGTAACTGTAGTGCATGGCGGCCATTTCCTGCTCCGCCCGACCCGCCGGGGCACAATCATTCTGGGGGCTAAACGCGTCATCGCAGGTTTCTCCACCAACGGCGGTAAACCGGCTCTCCTGCTCAAAATACCGGCGTAGCACCTCGTTGGCCGGTCCGCGTTTGGTCGACGAATTCCCGTAGTCATAAAAAGTACCGTAATCGTCGGCGCTCGCCAGGAAGCAGTCGTTGTGAAACCCAATGCGCGCCTTGTCCGACTGGCGGAAGGCGTCCCGGGCGGTCATAGCCGGTGTCGTGACCGGCGCCTGGGGTCCGTTTACAAACCGCTGCTTGATCTGGGGCGTCCGGACCTGCACCATGCGGTCACGGGGAAGCGCATCCAACAGGGCGCTCAGCACGGTGTTTCGGGCTTGCCAGCTGCTGTCAGGCACAATCCCGAGGTGGTTCATCGAAGCGTCGCCGAAGTAATCTGTGTAGTAATTTTCGCCCCAGATGCCAATAAACCCCATTTGCAGCACCGCAATAACGTCCGAATTTTTCTGCCACAGCGGTTTAAGCTGGGCAATGTGCTGCAACACCACCGGCTTGCTGGCATCACCGTAGGGCGGGCAGATTTTAGCCTCGTCGGGGCAATCGCCGGAATGGGTTTTGTCGGTGTACGAAAAACGCAAAATCAGTTTAACCCCGGCCGAGCGGGCGGTATTGAAATCAGCCTGAATATTCTGCAGGAATTCGGGGGTGATGGGGGCGGTTTTAAAGCGTTCGAGCCGGTAGGCCCGGTACACCAGCGAGCAGAAAAACGAGTAATTGGCTTTGCCCGTCTGCTGGGGTTCGTTCCGGTACTTGAGAAGAACGGCCTGGTCCAGCGGCTTGAAATTTTCCGTACTGGTGCCGAAAGGGATGTAAAAGCCGCGCTCCGGGTTCGGAAAATCCTCTATGCTTTCCCGGTAGACAAGCTGTTTGGTTTGCGAACAGACGGGTTGAAGGGTCAGTAACAGCCCCAGGCAAAGCAGGCTGCAGATCGGTATGAGTCGGATCATCGAAGAAGGGAGTAAGGTGTTGGAAGCTGAGCGTTCACGGAATTCTTCCCAATTTACTGCCTGTCAGTTAACATCAACCGCTTTCCCCGAAAAAGTACGAGCAAGCTGAGCCGTATTGCCCTTTTTCTGACCCTTAAATAGTGATTTGCCGGGAAGTCATCAAGCCAAGCTTTTTCGCTATCTTGCCGGCCAACTTCATCCCCGCGTTGGGAGCCACTAACCTCTATAGTATTTTATGTTTTCACGTCGCAACTTTTTAAAACAACTCGGCGCTCTGACGGCCGCTTCGGCTGCCCTGCCCGTGCTGGCCGAGACAGCCGCCAAAAAACCGTTCTACGAAATTTCTCTGGCCGAATGGTCACTGCACAAAGCCCTGTTTGAAAAGAAATTTACGAACCTCGACTTCCCGGGTCTTGCCAAAAAGGAATTTGGTATTGAAATCGTTGAATACGTCAACCAGTTTTTCAAAGACAAAGCGCAGGATGCCACGTACCTCAAGGAATTGATGATGCGCTGCAAGGACAACGGCGTCCGGAACCACCTGATCATGATTGATGGCGAGGGGTACCTGGGTGAAACCGATGCCGCCAAACGGAACGAAGCCGTCGAAAAACACAAACCCTGGGTTGAATGCGCCAAAACGCTGGGCTGCAAAACCATCCGGGTCAACGCATTCGGGCGGGGTACGGAAGAAGAAGTTGCCAAAGCCGCCGTGGAAGGACTCGGCAAACTGGGCGAATTTGCTAAAACCATGAACATCAACGTCATCGTTGAAAACCACGGTAGTTACTCCTCCAACGGCCAATGGCTAACAGGTGTAATGAAGCAGGTCAACATGAAAAACGTCGGTATTTTGCCGGATTTTGGCAACTTCTGCATCAAACGCAACAACGGGGCGGAATGGGGCGGTCAGTGCGTGGAAGAATACGACCGTTACAAAGGCGTGGCTGAAATGATGCCCTATGCCAAGGGGGTCAGCGCCAAAACGCACGACTTCGATGCCAACGGCAATTGCACCGACATCGATTACATGCGTATGATGAAAATCGTGAAAGACAGCGGTTTCAAGGGCATCGCCGGAATCGAATACGAAGGCTCAAACCTGAGCGAATTCGAAGGCATCAAAAAAACAAAAGCGCTCCTGGAGCGCGTAGGAAGCCTTATTTAGAATTAAAAGTGAAGAGTTAAAAATTAAAAGTAGGCTGACGCATGTTCAACTTTATTTTTAATTTTTAACTCTTCACTTTTAACTCTCCACTCAAAGCGCAGCGGTGGGTTCGCTGACGTGGCGCAGGAACTCCTGCCGGGTGGCTTCGTCTTCTTTGAACTTGCCGCCGTAGTGAGCGGTCACCGTCGAGCTGTTGACGTCCTGCACCCCGCGCATGGAAACGCACAAGTGCCGGGCGTCGATAATTATGGCCACATCTTCGGTTTGCAACACTTCTTTCAGTTCGTTGGCGATCTGAACCGTTAGTCGCTCCTGCACCTGCGGACGTTTGGCAAAATACTGCACAATCCGGTTCAGCTTCGAAAGTCCAATCACTTTTCCGCTCGAAATATAGGCCACGTGCGCCCGGCCAATGATGGGCACAAAGTGGTGCTCACAGTGCGACTGAACGGTAATGTTTTTCTCAACCAGCATTTCGTTGTACTGGTATTTATTCTCAAACAGGGCCGCTTTCGGCTTATTATCCGGGTTGAGGCCGCTAAAAATCTCTTTAACGTACATCTTGGCCACCCGCCGGGGCGTTCCTTTCAGGCTGTCGTCGGTCAGGTCGAGGCCCAGAATGTTCATGATCTGGCGGAAATGATCCTCAATCTGTTCGATCTTGGCGTCGTCGGTCAGGTCAAACGCATCTTCACGCAACGGAGTTTCGAGGGAAGACGCCACGTGGTCATCACCAATCTCCTCAACCGTCAACTCATTCAATAAGTCATAATTCAGATGATGGCCGTTAGACCGGGTATTCAACGAAGTTCCGTTCGGTTTCATAGAGTCTAATTTTCAAATCCAGGGATGAATCAAGCTGGCTGCGCAGCGAATCGTAAATAACTATGGCAATATTTTCGGCGGAAGGATTGAGGTGTTTAAATTCTTCGGTGTCCAGATTGAGGTTTTTGTGATCGAACCGGTCGGTTACCTGCTCCTTTACCAGGTCGCTCAGCACCTTCATATCCATCACGTAGCCCGTTACCGGATTAACTTCGCCGATTACCTGAACAACAAGCTCGTAGTTGTGGCCGTGGTAGTTCGGATTGTTGCATTTGCCAAACACCCGTTGGTTCTCCTCCTCCGACCATTCCGGATTATGGAGACGATGAGCCGCATTAAAGTGTTCTTTTCGGAACACCGCCACCCGTTTTTTATCCATTCTGTCAGCACCGGTCTCCCGGATTTACGATTGTTAAACTTCTCGACCAAAATGTCGTCAGAAAGGTTGTCTGCAACACATTTAAGCCGTCAAGCGGTGGGACGATCCGCTTTCTGGAGAAATTTCAGTGAGTTTTCGAGTCTATAACAGCCCGGTTCCGGTTTTGGTTCATACGTCCGTCCGAATAGCCCGAATTATCCCGAATCCGTATCTTTACCGGTAAGTTGCTTTTTTTAGCAGCCATCTAATATTCGGGTCATTTCTTGGCTCTACGGATATTTTCCGTTTTTTTTACAAGTGAGACTTATTCCAACCCAGATACTCCTTACTCTTGAAAACAAATCGACGTTATTTCCTGCGCTCCGCAGCCGCAACGGTTTCCTCTGCCCATCTGTTTCCAGCCATCCTGACCGGCGCCCCGCAACAGGACAAGAAAGTCCGGCTGGCTTATATCGGAGTGGGCGGGCGCGGGCGCAGCCACGTTGAACAGGCGCTGTACCGGGACGATGTGCTGATCACGGCGATCTGCGACATTGACCCCGAAGCCATCAACCGCACCCAAGCGATGATCCGCAAGGCCGGGCGTCCGGAAGCGGCCGTTTACGGTAAATCGGATGAAGATTTTTTAAACATGCTTAAACGCGACGACATCGACGGGGTGGTGATTTCGACGCCCTGGGAATGGCACGTTCCGATGGCCGTTGCCACCATGAAGGCCGGGAAATACGCGGGCGTCGAGGTATCAGCCACGGTGACGCTCAAGGAATCCTGGGACCTGATTGACGCGTCCGAAAAAAGCGGTTCGCCGTGTATGATCCTGGAAAACGTTTGCTACCGCCGGGATGTCATGGCCGTGCTGAACATGATTCGGCAGGGCATGTTTGGCGAGATGCTCTACGCTCACTGCGGCTACCAGCACGATTTGCGTAACATCAAGTTCAACGACGGCACCGTAAATCAGGGTGTCGGTGCCGAATTTGGGGCTAAGGGTTATTCGGAAGCCCGCTGGCGTACCCAGCACTCGGTCGACCGCAACGGTGATTTGTATCCGACGCACGGTCTGGGGCCCGTCGCCCACTGGCTCAACATCAACCGGGGCAACCGCTTCATGCACCTTACTTCCACGGCCACCAAAGCGCGCGGGCTGCACAAATACGTTGTCGATAAAGGCGGAAAAGACCACCCCAACGCCAAAGTCAATTTCAAACTGGGTGATATTGTGACGACGGTGATTCAGTGTGCCAACGGCGAAAACATCGTCATCATGCACGACACCAACTCCCCCCGCCCCTACTCGCTGGGCTTCCGGGCGCAGGGCACGCAGGGCATTTGGATGGACGACGGCAAAACGATTTACCTGGAAGGCACCAGCCCAAAACCTCACGAGTGGGAGCCGTTTGATTCGTACCAGAAAAAGTACGACCATCCCATCTGGAAGCGCCACGCTTCGGCGGCCGAGAAAGCCGGGCACGGCGGTATCGACTTTTTTGTAATTCGGGCGTTTATTGAATCGGTCAAACGCAAGGTGCCGCCCCCGATCGACGTGTATGATGCCGCCGTCTGGAGTGCCATCAGTCCGCTGTCGGAAGAATCCATTGCCAAGGGCAGCAAACCCGTTGAGATTCCGGACTTCACCCGCGGGAAATGGAAAACCAACAAGCCGATATTCGCCCTGACTGACGAGTATTAATACGGTTTTTTTTGCAGGAATCGAAATAAAATACGCATTAATAAAAAAATTTAAAATATCTTGTACGGCCGTTCTTACGTACTTGTACACTAAATACTTTTTTACAACCTCTTTCCAATGACACCTTCTGCAACCCAGAATTCTACCAAAAACTACCTCGGACCGCTGCTGATTGTCGGCATGTTATTTTTCATTTTCGGATTTGTCACCTGGGTGAATGGGGTCCTCATTGCGTTTTTCAAGCAGGCCTTTCAGCTCAGTACGGTAGGTTCCAACCTGGTCGCTTTTGCATTTTTCATTTCCTACACCCTGATGGCTATCCCTTCGTCCTGGCTGCTGCGCAAAACCGGTTTCAAAAATGGCATGTCGATGGGCCTGCTCATCATGGCAGTTGGCACCATGATCTTTGTTCCGGCGGCTAAAGTGGTTTCCTACCCGTTGTTTCTGGTGGGGTTATTCCTAATTGGTATCGGCTTGACGGTTTTGCAAACCGCATCCAACCCCTACGTGACCATTCTGGGCCCCCGTGAAAGTGCCGCCCAGCGCATCAGCTTCATGGGTGTTGCCAACAAAATGGCGGGAATCATCAGCCAATTTATTTTTGGCGGAATCCTGCTGACCGGAGCCAATACGCTTTCAGCTGCCGAAACCCTCGACAAAGTGGTGACGCCTTATATGATTCTGACGGGTGTTTTGATTGTACTGGCCCTGCTGATCCGGTTTTCGACGCTGCCGGAAGTTTCTGAAGAACAGGATGACGATGCGACGGCAACGACCAAAGTAACCACGAACAGCATCTGGGAACACGCCAACCTGGTGCTGGGCGTTCTGGCCATCTTTTGCTACGTGGGCGTGGAAGTGATTTCGGGCGATACGATCATCAACTACGGGGTGGCGCTGGGCTTCTCGAACGACGAAGCCAAGTATTTTACGGCTTACACGCTCTACGGCATGCTGGCGGGTTATATTTTGTGTATTATCCTGATTCCGCGCTTTCTTTCCCAGCAAAAAGCCCTGATGCTGGGAACGATTCTCGGTATCATTCTGACGGTGGGCGCCCTGCTGACCGACGGGTTTGCGTCGGTTCTGTGCATTGCGTTGCTGGGCTTTGCCATCGCTCCCATCTGGGGGGCGCTCTGGCCGCTGTCGCTCGACCGGCTTGGTCGGTTTACCAAACTGGGTTCCGCGTTGCTGATCATGGGTATTTCCGGCGGTGCGATGCTGCCCCTGTTGCACGGCTACCTGACCGATACCGTGAGCCCCAAAATGGCCTACGCCCTCATTTTGCCCCTGCTCGGGTACATTCTGTATTACGCAACCGTTGGCAGCAAAAAAACAAACTGGTGATGAGTCCACTAAGCGTTTCTACACCCGGCCGAATCTGTTTGTTCGGTGAACACCTGGATTACCTGGGCCTGCCGGTCATTGCCGCGGCCATCAACCGGCGCATCCGCATTACCGGCTCGCACCGCCCTGATAGCAAGGTCATCATCAATCTGCCGGACATTAACGAACGGGAAGAATTTGATCTGACGGGTTCGAGCCTGATTTACACCAAACCGCGCGATTATTTCCGGAGCAGTTACAATGTACTGGTCCGGCACGGCTACCGGTTTTCGAAAGGCGTGGAATGTGAGGTACGCGGTAACATTCCCATCAATTCCGGCACCTCCAGTTCGTCGGCCCTGGTGGCGTCGTGGCTGCACTTTCTAATGCGCCTGAGCGACCGTCCCCGGCTGCTGAGTCGGCAGGAAATCGGGCAACTGGCCAACGAAGCGGAAACCGCCGAATTTGGCGAACCGGGCGGCATGATGGACCATTATTCCACGGCCATCGGCGATGTAATCTACCTGGAATCGGAGCCGAACATTGTTATTGAGGAACTGCGCCCGAAGCTGGGTGCGTTCGTGCTGGGCGATTCGCTGGAAGCTAAAGATACGCTGGACATTCTGGGACGGATTCGGTCGGGCGTCACCGGCATTGTCGAGAAAATTACGGCCGTTAACCCGGAGTTTTCGCTGCAAACGGCCGACGTGCTGGAAATTGACGACTACCGGCCCTATTTATCCGGGGGCGAAAACACGCTGCTCGAAGGCACCATTTCCAACCGGGACATCCTGCGGGAAGCCCGGCAGGTGCTCGAAGCGGCCGATCTGGATCACATTCGCCTGGGCGATTTGCTGAACCGTCACCACGCCAACCTGCGGGACGCCCAACGGATCTCAACGCCCAAAATCGATCGGATGCTGGAAGCCGCCCTGAATGCCGGAGCCCTGGGCGGTAAAATCAACGGCTCGGGCGGGGGCGGCTGCATGTTTGCCTACGCTCCCGGCCATGCCGGAGCGGTTGCCGAAGCCATCGAGCGCCAGGGTGGCCAGGCCTACATCATTCGAATCGACGAAGGCACCAAGGTCGAAGAATAAACAATCCGCTGTTAATCAGCAGTTTTATCCATCCAGAACCCGCTTTCCGAAATTGAACATTTTCGGCAAAAAGCGGGTTCTATTGTTAGCGTTAGCGGGGATAACGCGGGGGTTTTGTACCTTTGTATTTCTTCCGCACACGCTGTTTAGCTATGCTTGACTTCGCAACACCGTCTATCATTCCTTCCGCCGACAACCCGGCTTCCTATTGCAACTCGCTTACTGAGTATTCCCGTCGCAAAACCATCACGGTTCCCATTGGTTCGGTTCCGCTGGGCTCCGATTATCCCATCCGGGTGCAGTCGATGACTACCGTCGATACGATGGATACGCGGGGTTCGGTTGAGCAGACGATCCGCATGATCGAAGCGGGTTGTGAATACATCAGGATTACGGCGCCGAGCGTTAAGGAAGCCCAGAATCTGGAAAATATCCGCAAGGAACTGCGGGCCCGGGGCTACGATACCCCGCTCGTGGCCGATATTCACTTCACGCCCAATGCCGCCGAACTGGCCGCCCGGATTGTCGAGAAAGTCCGGATCAACCCCGGCAACTACGCCGACCGCAAACGCTTCGAGGTAATTGATTACACGGATGCTTCGTATGCCGCCGAGTTGGAGCGGATTCGGGATAAATTTCGGCCTCTGATTCGGATTTGTAAGGAATACGGCACCGCCATGCGCATCGGGACCAACCACGGTTCGCTCTCCGACCGGATTTTGAGCCGCTACGGTGATACGCCCCTGGGCATGGTGGAATCCGCCCTGGAGTTTCTGCGCATCTGTGAAGACGAAAAGTATTACCGCATCGTGCTGTCGATGAAATCCAGCAACCCGCAGGTGATGGTGGAAGCCTACCGCCTGCTGGTCCACCGGCTGGATGCCGAAGGGCTCAAACCGTATCCCCTGCACCTGGGTGTAACCGAAGCCGGTGAGGCCGAGGATGGCCGGATCAAATCCGCCGTGGGCATCGGAACGCTGCTGGAAGACGGGCTGGGCGATACCGTCCGCGTTTCGCTGACCGAAGACCCGGAACTGGAAGCGCCCGTGGCGCAGGCCCTGATCGACCGCTACACCAAGCGGGCGGAGCACGCACCCATTCCGGCCATCAGCCAGTATCCCATCGATCCCTTTCAGTATACCCGTCGGAAATCGCACGAAGTGGCCAATTTTGGCGGCATCAACGTACCACGCGTCATTGCTGATTACGCACAAATACCGGTGACCGAGCACGAGCAATTGCGGTCGATCGGTCATTTTTACCTGCCCGTTCCCGATAAGTGGCGAATGAACGACCTGGGTGCTGATTATCTCTATACCGGCTCCCGCCCGGCGTCATTTATGTTGCCAAACGGTTTAAAGGAAATTCTGGATTACGAAACCTGGCTCACTACGGGCGATCCGGTTCACAAATTCCCCCTGCTGAGCACGGCTGCTTATCTGAACTTACGGCAAAAACCAGAAGCGCTCAACCCGACCCTCAATTTTGTGGAAACGCGATTGGGTGACTGGTCCGAAGAACTGGCGGTTGCCCTGGCTGCCGACCTAAACGTGGTGCTGGTGGTCCGGACGGAAAACCCCCACGCGCTGGCCGAACTTCGCCGGTTGTACGTTCATCTGATCAACCATGACCTGACTTGCCCGGTCGTCACCCTGCGCAGCTTCCCAGACCGTCAGGGCGACATGCTGCAATTGTACGCGGCCACGGACCTCGGCGGTTTACTCGTTGACGGCCTGGGCGATGGCGTCTGGCTAGCCACGGACTTGCTGCCCGACCTGTCGGTTGAGGAGCGGCTGGCGACGGCCAGCCGGTACAATTCCATTGCGTTCGGTATTTTGCAGGCCGCCCGCACCCGAATGTCAAAAACCGAATACATTTCGTGCCCTTCCTGCGGTCGCACTCTTTTTGATCTGCAGGAAACCACCGCCATGATTCGCAAACGAACCGATCACCTGAAAGGCATCAAAATCGGTATCATGGGCTGTATCGTCAACGGCCCGGGCGAAATGGCCGACGCCGATTATGGGTACGTGGGAATCGGAAAAGATAAAATTTCGTTATACCGGGGGCAGCAGGTCGTTAAAAAATCGGTTCATGCCGACCACGCCGTTGATGAGTTGATCGAGCTGATTAAAGAAGACGGGCGCTGGAACGAACCCGAAGCCATTGACTAATTAAACCTTAAAAATTAAGAGTTAGCAGCCAATCATCCGCTTTTTAAGTTCAGGATTTCCGGTTTAACTGTTAATTTTTAATTCATAACTTTTAACTCTTTATGTCCCGTATTGGAGATTATTTCAAACTGGGTGACGTGTTCCGGTATTTTTACCAAGTGTTTCGAAAACCCGATCCCAGCCGCCCCACCAACGCGAACATCCGCATGATGCACGGGATCAACCGCATTTCTATCATCATGTTCCTGATTTGCGTTATTGTCATGATTGTCAGAGCCATTCTTCGATGAACATTGAATCACTGCGGGAGTATTGCCTGAGTAAAACCAGCGCGACGGAATCCATGCCTTTTGGTGACGAAACGCTGGTCTTTAAAGTGGGTGGAAAAATCTTTGCCTTGACCTCGCTGGATACCGAGCCGCTGTCGGTTAATCTGAAATGCGATCCCGAGTATGCCGTTGAGCTTCGGGAGCAGTTCGATGCCGTGCAGCCCGGTTACCACATGAATAAAAAACACTGGAATACCGTTCTCATCAACAGTTCGATCCGGGAAAGTGACCTGAAAAACTGGATTGATCACTCCTACGAACTAATTGTAAAAAGTTTGCCGAAAGCCGCCCGTCAGGAACTCGGAAAA
This Larkinella insperata DNA region includes the following protein-coding sequences:
- a CDS encoding cation diffusion facilitator family transporter, with protein sequence MQARQRTKYKWMTISLGLSVALMLLKFAAWWLTSSTAVLTDALESIINVIASGFALYSIYLSGLPRDRNHPYGHGKIEFFSSGFEGALILSAGGFIIFQAIESFSNPQPITSVGWGVALIGLTAVANALVGWLLIRNGRFTNSITLIADGRHLLIDSLSSLMVLAGLGFIQLTGLTWLDGVLSLILSAVIIWNGLGLIRHSVAGLMDETDLPLLRRILTILNQHKSRYWIDVHNMRAQRYGSDLHIDCHLTLPYYWTLAQVHQEVHEYEELLKQEIASEVEIFVHADPCLPECCHYCRITDCPVRAHTFSGDVVWTIANISTNQKHFVTEAA
- a CDS encoding DUF4832 domain-containing protein; protein product: MIRLIPICSLLCLGLLLTLQPVCSQTKQLVYRESIEDFPNPERGFYIPFGTSTENFKPLDQAVLLKYRNEPQQTGKANYSFFCSLVYRAYRLERFKTAPITPEFLQNIQADFNTARSAGVKLILRFSYTDKTHSGDCPDEAKICPPYGDASKPVVLQHIAQLKPLWQKNSDVIAVLQMGFIGIWGENYYTDYFGDASMNHLGIVPDSSWQARNTVLSALLDALPRDRMVQVRTPQIKQRFVNGPQAPVTTPAMTARDAFRQSDKARIGFHNDCFLASADDYGTFYDYGNSSTKRGPANEVLRRYFEQESRFTAVGGETCDDAFSPQNDCAPAGRAEQEMAAMHYSYLNAGYNNNVNNDWQTGGCMAKIRRKLGYRFVLEQAILPSQVRAGQTLTCQINLKNVGYASPYNPRPVQLLLRHTTTGAVTVLASQADVRQWFSGPVNWQEDFRVPPGLKAGRYEVLVNLPDAHASLAHRPEYSIRLANETTWEAATGYNRLNHVVVVRP
- a CDS encoding TIM barrel protein — translated: MFSRRNFLKQLGALTAASAALPVLAETAAKKPFYEISLAEWSLHKALFEKKFTNLDFPGLAKKEFGIEIVEYVNQFFKDKAQDATYLKELMMRCKDNGVRNHLIMIDGEGYLGETDAAKRNEAVEKHKPWVECAKTLGCKTIRVNAFGRGTEEEVAKAAVEGLGKLGEFAKTMNINVIVENHGSYSSNGQWLTGVMKQVNMKNVGILPDFGNFCIKRNNGAEWGGQCVEEYDRYKGVAEMMPYAKGVSAKTHDFDANGNCTDIDYMRMMKIVKDSGFKGIAGIEYEGSNLSEFEGIKKTKALLERVGSLI
- the folE gene encoding GTP cyclohydrolase I FolE; translation: MKPNGTSLNTRSNGHHLNYDLLNELTVEEIGDDHVASSLETPLREDAFDLTDDAKIEQIEDHFRQIMNILGLDLTDDSLKGTPRRVAKMYVKEIFSGLNPDNKPKAALFENKYQYNEMLVEKNITVQSHCEHHFVPIIGRAHVAYISSGKVIGLSKLNRIVQYFAKRPQVQERLTVQIANELKEVLQTEDVAIIIDARHLCVSMRGVQDVNSSTVTAHYGGKFKEDEATRQEFLRHVSEPTAAL
- a CDS encoding 6-pyruvoyl trahydropterin synthase family protein; this encodes MDKKRVAVFRKEHFNAAHRLHNPEWSEEENQRVFGKCNNPNYHGHNYELVVQVIGEVNPVTGYVMDMKVLSDLVKEQVTDRFDHKNLNLDTEEFKHLNPSAENIAIVIYDSLRSQLDSSLDLKIRLYETERNFVEYPV
- a CDS encoding Gfo/Idh/MocA family protein, with translation MFPAILTGAPQQDKKVRLAYIGVGGRGRSHVEQALYRDDVLITAICDIDPEAINRTQAMIRKAGRPEAAVYGKSDEDFLNMLKRDDIDGVVISTPWEWHVPMAVATMKAGKYAGVEVSATVTLKESWDLIDASEKSGSPCMILENVCYRRDVMAVLNMIRQGMFGEMLYAHCGYQHDLRNIKFNDGTVNQGVGAEFGAKGYSEARWRTQHSVDRNGDLYPTHGLGPVAHWLNINRGNRFMHLTSTATKARGLHKYVVDKGGKDHPNAKVNFKLGDIVTTVIQCANGENIVIMHDTNSPRPYSLGFRAQGTQGIWMDDGKTIYLEGTSPKPHEWEPFDSYQKKYDHPIWKRHASAAEKAGHGGIDFFVIRAFIESVKRKVPPPIDVYDAAVWSAISPLSEESIAKGSKPVEIPDFTRGKWKTNKPIFALTDEY
- a CDS encoding sugar MFS transporter encodes the protein MTPSATQNSTKNYLGPLLIVGMLFFIFGFVTWVNGVLIAFFKQAFQLSTVGSNLVAFAFFISYTLMAIPSSWLLRKTGFKNGMSMGLLIMAVGTMIFVPAAKVVSYPLFLVGLFLIGIGLTVLQTASNPYVTILGPRESAAQRISFMGVANKMAGIISQFIFGGILLTGANTLSAAETLDKVVTPYMILTGVLIVLALLIRFSTLPEVSEEQDDDATATTKVTTNSIWEHANLVLGVLAIFCYVGVEVISGDTIINYGVALGFSNDEAKYFTAYTLYGMLAGYILCIILIPRFLSQQKALMLGTILGIILTVGALLTDGFASVLCIALLGFAIAPIWGALWPLSLDRLGRFTKLGSALLIMGISGGAMLPLLHGYLTDTVSPKMAYALILPLLGYILYYATVGSKKTNW
- a CDS encoding mevalonate kinase family protein, translated to MSPLSVSTPGRICLFGEHLDYLGLPVIAAAINRRIRITGSHRPDSKVIINLPDINEREEFDLTGSSLIYTKPRDYFRSSYNVLVRHGYRFSKGVECEVRGNIPINSGTSSSSALVASWLHFLMRLSDRPRLLSRQEIGQLANEAETAEFGEPGGMMDHYSTAIGDVIYLESEPNIVIEELRPKLGAFVLGDSLEAKDTLDILGRIRSGVTGIVEKITAVNPEFSLQTADVLEIDDYRPYLSGGENTLLEGTISNRDILREARQVLEAADLDHIRLGDLLNRHHANLRDAQRISTPKIDRMLEAALNAGALGGKINGSGGGGCMFAYAPGHAGAVAEAIERQGGQAYIIRIDEGTKVEE